A genomic window from Nomascus leucogenys isolate Asia chromosome 10, Asia_NLE_v1, whole genome shotgun sequence includes:
- the LOC101179278 gene encoding heterogeneous nuclear ribonucleoprotein A3-like isoform X1 has protein sequence MEVKPPPGRPQPDSGSRRRRRCRGEEGHDPKEPEQLRKLFIGGLSFETTDDSLREHFEKWGTLTDCVVMRDPQTNRSRVFGFVTYSCVEEVDAAMCARPHKVDGRVVEPKRPVSGEGSVKPGAHLTVKTIFVGGIEEDTEECNLRDYVEKYGKIETTEVLEDGQSGQKRGFAFVTFDDHDTVDKIVVQQYHTVNGQNGEVQKALSKQEMHSAGSQRGRGGGSGNFMGRAGSFGGGGGNFGRVGNSGGRGCYGGGGGGSRGSYGGGDGGYNGSGGDGGNYGGGPGYRSRGGYGGGGPGCGNRGGGHGGGGGGYDGYNEGGNFGGGNYGGGGNYNDFGNYSGQQQSNYGPMKGGSFGGRSSGSPCGGGYGSGGGSGGYGSRRF, from the coding sequence ATGGAGGTAAAACCGCCGCCCGGTCGTCCCCAGCCCGACTCTGGCAGTCGCCGTCGTCGCCGCTGCCGGGGGGAGGAGGGCCATGATCCAAAGGAACCAGAGCAGTTGAGAAAACTGTTTATTGGTGGTCTGAGCTTTGAAACTACAGATGATAGTTTAAgagaacattttgagaaatgggGCACACTCACAGATTGTGTGGTAATGAGAGACCCCCAAACAAATCGTTCCAGGGTCTTTGGTTTTGTGACTTATTCTTGTGTTGAAGAGGTGGATGCAGCGATGTGTGCTCGACCACACAAGGTTGATGGGCGTGTAGTGGAACCAAAGAGACCGGTTTCTGGAGAGGGTTCTGTAAAGCCTGGTGCCCATCTAACGGTGAAAACAATTTTTGTTGGTGGTATTGAAGAAGATACAGAAGAATGTAATTTGAGAGACTACGTTGAAAAGTATGGCAAGATTGAAACCACGGAAGTTCTGGAAGACGGGCAGAGTGGACAAAAGAGAGGATTTGCTTTTGTAACTTTTGATGATCATGATACAGTTGATAAAATTGTTGTTCAGCAATACCACACTGTTAATGGGCAGAATGGTGAAGTGCAAAAGGCCCTTTCTAAACAGGAGATGCACTCTGCAGGATCACAGAGAGGTCGTGGAGGTGGATCTGGCAATTTTATGGGTCGCGCAGGAAGctttggaggtggtggaggtaATTTTGGCCGAGTTGGAAACTCTGGTGGAAGAGGATGctatggtggtggaggtggtggcagCAGAGGTAGTTATGGAGGAGGTGATGGTGGATATAATGGATCTGGAGGTGATGGTGGCAACTATGGCGGTGGTCCTGGTTATAGAAGTAGAGGGGGCTATGGTGGTGGTGGACCAGGATGTGGAAACCGAGGTGGTGGACacggtggaggtggtggaggataTGACGGTTACAATGAAGGAGGAAATTTTGGCGGTGGCAACTACGGTGGTGGTGGGAACTATaatgattttggaaattatagtGGACAACAGCAATCAAATTATGGACCCATGAAAGGGGGCAGTTTTGGTGGAAGAAGCTCGGGCAGTCCCTGTGGTGGTGGTTATGGATCTGGTGGTGGAAGTGGTGGATATGGTAGCAGAAGGTTctaa
- the LOC101179278 gene encoding heterogeneous nuclear ribonucleoprotein A3-like isoform X3 — MEVKPPPGRPQPDSGSRRRRRCRGEEGHDPKEPEQLRKLFIGGLSFETTDDSLREHFEKWGTLTDCVVMRDPQTNRSRVFGFVTYSCVEEVDAAMCARPHKVDGRVVEPKRPVSGEGSVKPGAHLTVKTIFVGGIEEDTEECNLRDYVEKYGKIETTEVLEDGQSGQKRGFAFVTFDDHDTVDKIVVQQYHTVNGQNGEVQKALSKQEMHSAGSQRGRGGGSGNFMGRAGSFGGGGGNFGRVGNSGGRGCYGGGGGGSRGSYGGGDGGYNGSGGDGNFGGGNYGGGGNYNDFGNYSGQQQSNYGPMKGGSFGGRSSGSPCGGGYGSGGGSGGYGSRRF, encoded by the exons ATGGAGGTAAAACCGCCGCCCGGTCGTCCCCAGCCCGACTCTGGCAGTCGCCGTCGTCGCCGCTGCCGGGGGGAGGAGGGCCATGATCCAAAGGAACCAGAGCAGTTGAGAAAACTGTTTATTGGTGGTCTGAGCTTTGAAACTACAGATGATAGTTTAAgagaacattttgagaaatgggGCACACTCACAGATTGTGTGGTAATGAGAGACCCCCAAACAAATCGTTCCAGGGTCTTTGGTTTTGTGACTTATTCTTGTGTTGAAGAGGTGGATGCAGCGATGTGTGCTCGACCACACAAGGTTGATGGGCGTGTAGTGGAACCAAAGAGACCGGTTTCTGGAGAGGGTTCTGTAAAGCCTGGTGCCCATCTAACGGTGAAAACAATTTTTGTTGGTGGTATTGAAGAAGATACAGAAGAATGTAATTTGAGAGACTACGTTGAAAAGTATGGCAAGATTGAAACCACGGAAGTTCTGGAAGACGGGCAGAGTGGACAAAAGAGAGGATTTGCTTTTGTAACTTTTGATGATCATGATACAGTTGATAAAATTGTTGTTCAGCAATACCACACTGTTAATGGGCAGAATGGTGAAGTGCAAAAGGCCCTTTCTAAACAGGAGATGCACTCTGCAGGATCACAGAGAGGTCGTGGAGGTGGATCTGGCAATTTTATGGGTCGCGCAGGAAGctttggaggtggtggaggtaATTTTGGCCGAGTTGGAAACTCTGGTGGAAGAGGATGctatggtggtggaggtggtggcagCAGAGGTAGTTATGGAGGAGGTGATGGTGGATATAATGGATCTGGAGGTGATG GAAATTTTGGCGGTGGCAACTACGGTGGTGGTGGGAACTATaatgattttggaaattatagtGGACAACAGCAATCAAATTATGGACCCATGAAAGGGGGCAGTTTTGGTGGAAGAAGCTCGGGCAGTCCCTGTGGTGGTGGTTATGGATCTGGTGGTGGAAGTGGTGGATATGGTAGCAGAAGGTTctaa
- the LOC101179278 gene encoding heterogeneous nuclear ribonucleoprotein A3-like isoform X2, translated as MEGHDPKEPEQLRKLFIGGLSFETTDDSLREHFEKWGTLTDCVVMRDPQTNRSRVFGFVTYSCVEEVDAAMCARPHKVDGRVVEPKRPVSGEGSVKPGAHLTVKTIFVGGIEEDTEECNLRDYVEKYGKIETTEVLEDGQSGQKRGFAFVTFDDHDTVDKIVVQQYHTVNGQNGEVQKALSKQEMHSAGSQRGRGGGSGNFMGRAGSFGGGGGNFGRVGNSGGRGCYGGGGGGSRGSYGGGDGGYNGSGGDGGNYGGGPGYRSRGGYGGGGPGCGNRGGGHGGGGGGYDGYNEGGNFGGGNYGGGGNYNDFGNYSGQQQSNYGPMKGGSFGGRSSGSPCGGGYGSGGGSGGYGSRRF; from the exons ATGGAG GGCCATGATCCAAAGGAACCAGAGCAGTTGAGAAAACTGTTTATTGGTGGTCTGAGCTTTGAAACTACAGATGATAGTTTAAgagaacattttgagaaatgggGCACACTCACAGATTGTGTGGTAATGAGAGACCCCCAAACAAATCGTTCCAGGGTCTTTGGTTTTGTGACTTATTCTTGTGTTGAAGAGGTGGATGCAGCGATGTGTGCTCGACCACACAAGGTTGATGGGCGTGTAGTGGAACCAAAGAGACCGGTTTCTGGAGAGGGTTCTGTAAAGCCTGGTGCCCATCTAACGGTGAAAACAATTTTTGTTGGTGGTATTGAAGAAGATACAGAAGAATGTAATTTGAGAGACTACGTTGAAAAGTATGGCAAGATTGAAACCACGGAAGTTCTGGAAGACGGGCAGAGTGGACAAAAGAGAGGATTTGCTTTTGTAACTTTTGATGATCATGATACAGTTGATAAAATTGTTGTTCAGCAATACCACACTGTTAATGGGCAGAATGGTGAAGTGCAAAAGGCCCTTTCTAAACAGGAGATGCACTCTGCAGGATCACAGAGAGGTCGTGGAGGTGGATCTGGCAATTTTATGGGTCGCGCAGGAAGctttggaggtggtggaggtaATTTTGGCCGAGTTGGAAACTCTGGTGGAAGAGGATGctatggtggtggaggtggtggcagCAGAGGTAGTTATGGAGGAGGTGATGGTGGATATAATGGATCTGGAGGTGATGGTGGCAACTATGGCGGTGGTCCTGGTTATAGAAGTAGAGGGGGCTATGGTGGTGGTGGACCAGGATGTGGAAACCGAGGTGGTGGACacggtggaggtggtggaggataTGACGGTTACAATGAAGGAGGAAATTTTGGCGGTGGCAACTACGGTGGTGGTGGGAACTATaatgattttggaaattatagtGGACAACAGCAATCAAATTATGGACCCATGAAAGGGGGCAGTTTTGGTGGAAGAAGCTCGGGCAGTCCCTGTGGTGGTGGTTATGGATCTGGTGGTGGAAGTGGTGGATATGGTAGCAGAAGGTTctaa
- the ZNF507 gene encoding zinc finger protein 507 isoform X3 encodes MEESSSVAMLVSDIGEQEAILTAESIISPSLEIDEQRKTKPDPLIHVIQKLSKIVENEKSQKCLLIGKKRPHSSPATHSLETQELCEIPAKVTQSPAADTRRADMSQTNFTPDTLAQNEGKAMSYQCSLCKFLSSSFSVLKDHIKQHGQQNEVILMCSECHITSRSQEELEAHVVNDHDSDANIHTHSKAQQCVSPSNSLCRKTTERNETIPDIPVSVDNLQTHTVQTASVAEMGRRKWYAYEQYGMYRCLFCSYTCGQQRMLKTHAWKHAGEVDCSYPIFENENEPLGLLDSSAAAAPGGVDAVVIAIGDSELSIHNGPSVQVQICSSEQLSSSSLEQSAERGVHLNQSVTLDPSEEEMLEVISDAEENLIPDSLLTSAQKIISSSPNKKGHVNVIVERLPSAEETLSQKRFLMNTEMEEGKDLSPTEAQIGREGMDDVYHADKCTVDIGGLIIGWSSSEKKDELMNKGLATDENAPPGRRRTNSESLRLHSLAAEALVTMPIRAAELTRANLGHYGDINLLDPDTSQRQVDSTLAAYSKMMSPLKNSSDGLTSLNQSNSTLVALPEGRQELSDGQVKTGISMSLLTVIEKLRERTDQNASDDDILKELQDNAQCQPNSDTSLSGNNVVEYIPNAERPYRCRLCHYTSGNKGYIKQHLRVHRQRQPYQCPICEHIADNSKNLESHMIHHCKTRIYQCKQCEESFHYKSQLRNHEREQHSLPDTLSIATSNEPRISSDTNDGKCVQEGIYVFCYAGCSVSHMT; translated from the exons ATGGAAGAAAGTAGCAGTGTTGCCATGTTGGTGTCAGATATTGGGGAACAGGAAGCTATATTGACTGCTGAAAGTATCATCAGTCCTTCATTGGAAATTGatgaacaaagaaaaactaaaccaGATCCATTAATCCATGTTATCCAGAAGTTAAGCAagatagtggaaaatgaaaagtcacaaaaatgtcttttaattgggaagAAACGCCCACATTCAAGTCCTGCAACACACTCTCTTGAAACCCAAGAACTTTGTGAGATTCCAGCTAAAGTAACCCAGTCACCTGCTGCTGATACTAGAAGGGCTGACATGTCACAAACAAATTTTACCCCTGACACTCTTGCCCAGAATGAAGGGAAGGCTATGTCTTATCAGTGTAGCCTTTGTAAGTTTCTGTCATCATCTTTTTCTGTGTTAAAAGATCATATTAAGCAGCATGGTCAGCAAAATGAAGTGATATTAATGTGCTCAGAGTGCCATATTACATCTAGAAGCCAGGAGGAACTTGAAGCTCACGTGGTGAATGACCATGACAGTGATGCCAATATCCACACCCATTCCAAAGCCCAACAGTGTGTAAGCCCCTCCAACTCTTTGTGTCGGAAaaccacagaaagaaatgaaaccatTCCAGATATCCCAGTAAGTGTGGACAATCTGCAGACTCATACTGTCCAAACTGCATCTGTGGCAGAAATGGGTAGGAGGAAATGGTATGCATATGAACAGTACGGCATGTATCGATGCTTGTTTTGTAGTTACACTTGTGGCCAGCAGAGAATGTTGAAAACACATGCTTGGAAACATGCTGGGGAGGTTGATTGCTCCTATCCaatctttgaaaatgaaaatgagccCCTAGGCCTGCTGGATTCTTCAGCAGCTGCCGCACCTGGTGGGGTCGATGCAGTGGTTATTGCTATTGGAGACAGTGAACTGAGTATCCACAATGGGCCATCAGTGCAAGTGCAGATTTGCAGCTCAGAACAGTTATCTTCATCTTCTTTAGAACAGAGTGCAGAAAGAGGAGTACACCTAAATCAGTCAGTTACCCTGGACCCCAGTGAGGAAGAAATGCTGGAAGTGATTTCTGATGCAGAGGAGAATCTGATTCCTGATAGCCTACTTACATCAGCACAGAAAATCATCAGCAGCAGCCCCAATAAAAAAGGGCATGTGAACGTGATAGTGGAGCGATTGCCAAGTGCTGAAGAAACCCTTTCGCAGAAGCGCTTCCTCATGAACACTGAAATGGAAGAAGGGAAGGACCTGAGCCCAACAGAAGCCCAGATTGGGCGCGAGGGAATGGATGATGTTTATCATGCTGATAAATGTACTGTTGATATTGGGGGATTGATCATAGGCTGGAGCAGTTCAGAGAAGAAAGATGAGTTAATGAATAAAGGCCTCGCTACTGATGAGAATGCCCCACCAGGCCGGAGAAGGACAAATTCTGAGTCTCTTCGATTACATTCATTAGCTGCAGAAGCTCTTGTCACAATGCCTATAAGAGCTGCAGAGTTGACAAGAGCCAACCTGGGGCACTATGGAGATATAAACCTTTTAGATCCAGATACTAGTCAAAGGCAAGTAGATAGTACATTGGCAGCATACTCAAAAATGATGTCGCCACTTAAAAACTCTTCAGATGGATTAACTAGTCTTAACCAAAGCAACTCCACCTTGGTAGCACTCCCAGAGGGTAGGCAGGAGTTGTCAGACGGGCAGGTTAAGACAGGCATCAGCATGTCCTTACTCACCGTCATTGAAAAATTGAGAGAAAGGACAGACCAAAACGCTTCAGACGATGACATTTTGAAAGAGTTGCAGGACAACGCCCAGTGCCAACCCAACAGCGATACAAGTTTGTCCGGAAACAATGTGGTGGAATACATCCCGAATGCTGAACGACCCTACCGTTGCCGCCTATGTCACTACACAAGTGGCAACAAGGGCTACATCAAGCAGCACTTACGAGTCCATCGACAGAGACAGCCTTATCAGTGTCCTATCTGCGAGCACATAGCAGACAACAGCAAAAATTTGGAGAGTCACATGATCCACCACTGTAAGACAAGAATATACCAGTGCAAGCAGTGTGAAGAATCCTTCCATTATAAG AGTCAATTGAGGAACCATGAGAGAGAACAGCACAGTCTTCCAGATACCTTGTCAATAGCAACTTCTAATGAGCCAAGAATTTCCAGTGATACAAATGATGGAAAATGTGTCCAGGAAGGTatctatgtattttgttatgCAGGATGCAGTGTCTCGCACATGACATAA